The following are encoded in a window of Peromyscus maniculatus bairdii isolate BWxNUB_F1_BW_parent chromosome X, HU_Pman_BW_mat_3.1, whole genome shotgun sequence genomic DNA:
- the LOC102920598 gene encoding large ribosomal subunit protein eL42-like, which yields MVNVPKTRRTFCKKCGKHQPHKVTQYKKGKDSLYAQGKRHCDRKQSGYGGQTKPIFSKKAKTTKKIVLRLECVEPNCRSKRMLAIKRCKHFELGGDKKRKGQVIQF from the coding sequence ATGGTGAATGTTCCTAAGACCCGCCGGACATTCTGCAAGAAATGTGGCAAGCACCAACCCCACAAAGTGACCCAGTACAAAAAGGGCAAGGATTCTTTGTATGCCCAGGGAAAGCGGCACTGTGACAGGAAACAGAGCGGCTATGGTGGGCAGACTAAGCCTATTTTCAGCAAAAAGGCTAAAACTACAAAGAAGATTGTGCTGAGACTTGAGTGTGTTGAGCCCAACTGCAGATCAAAGAGGATGCTGGCCATTAAGAGATGCAAGCACTTTGAACTGGGAGGCGATAAGAAGAGAAAGGGCCAGGTGATCCAGTTCTAA